One window of the Wolbachia endosymbiont of Encarsia formosa genome contains the following:
- the hemB gene encoding porphobilinogen synthase has protein sequence MFNFPNTRLRRRRSGKWIRTLTSESTLSVNDLIFPLFVHDGEETIEPISGLPDIKCYSIDGLVSIAQEAKDLGINAVAIFPVVDSKLKSENAEEAYNPDNLICKAICAVKSDVPDIGIIADIALDPYTTHGHDGILKSSRIDVENDETVSVLCKQALVLAKAGCDIVAPSDMMDGRIGKIRETLDDNDLQNVSILSYAVKYCSSFYAPFRKVVGSCASSNFIDKSGYQMDYRNAREAICEIEMDIDEGADFIMIKPGMPYLDVIKTASEKFNFPIFAYQVSGEYAMIKAAANNGWLDYDRVIYESLIGFKRAGASAIFTYAALDIAKNLVST, from the coding sequence ATGTTTAATTTCCCAAATACAAGGTTAAGGCGTAGGCGCTCAGGCAAGTGGATTCGCACTTTAACAAGTGAAAGCACTTTATCAGTAAATGATTTGATTTTTCCCTTATTTGTTCATGACGGAGAAGAAACAATTGAGCCAATTTCTGGCTTACCTGATATCAAATGTTATTCAATAGATGGGCTGGTTTCCATAGCTCAGGAAGCTAAGGATTTGGGAATTAATGCTGTTGCAATTTTTCCTGTAGTTGATAGTAAACTAAAATCTGAAAACGCTGAGGAAGCGTACAATCCTGACAATTTAATCTGTAAAGCAATTTGTGCTGTAAAATCAGATGTACCGGATATTGGCATTATTGCAGACATTGCACTAGACCCATACACTACTCACGGTCATGATGGCATTTTAAAAAGCAGTAGGATAGATGTAGAAAACGACGAGACTGTGTCAGTATTATGTAAGCAAGCTCTTGTTTTAGCAAAAGCAGGATGCGATATAGTTGCTCCTTCTGATATGATGGATGGCAGGATAGGAAAAATAAGAGAAACATTGGATGATAATGACCTTCAGAATGTGTCAATATTGTCCTATGCAGTAAAGTATTGTTCTAGCTTCTATGCGCCATTCAGGAAGGTTGTCGGTTCGTGTGCGTCATCAAATTTCATTGATAAAAGTGGTTATCAAATGGATTATAGAAATGCACGCGAAGCAATCTGCGAAATCGAAATGGATATAGATGAAGGCGCAGATTTTATTATGATAAAGCCAGGTATGCCATACTTGGATGTAATAAAAACAGCAAGTGAAAAGTTTAATTTTCCAATTTTTGCTTACCAAGTAAGCGGTGAATACGCAATGATAAAAGCTGCAGCAAATAATGGCTGGCTGGATTATGACAGAGTGATTTATGAGTCTTTAATTGGTTTTAAACGTGCAGGTGCAAGTGCAATATTTACCTATGCTGCACTTGATATTGCAAAAAATTTGGTATCTACTTAG
- a CDS encoding phosphatidylglycerophosphatase, with amino-acid sequence MGIFFQFLGKMLGKVFPAKIVSSFLGVGYLPGWQHYWSSFLILFITDIILMLTYGGDFILYKMPNSGIVVAAIFTKLAIVMLVLQLVAISIFHIQDPSASSDENIVVQIASGQVMTVALSMPAIMSIYYIVSKFYLSICKAILQCPFWFNDLMHLFFFFIIPYLFFNIVEVIKPWPISTIQLSYNNAISITFEGIFHVFYAVILLYLTAFIFCDLTMHDAIVLNKSIFEYVKESSIALSDYFHGTIKKISIE; translated from the coding sequence ATGGGGATTTTTTTTCAATTTTTGGGTAAGATGCTAGGCAAGGTTTTTCCTGCCAAAATAGTAAGCTCTTTTTTAGGAGTAGGATATTTACCGGGTTGGCAGCATTATTGGTCTTCTTTTCTAATATTATTTATTACCGACATTATATTAATGCTTACATACGGAGGTGATTTTATACTATATAAAATGCCGAATTCAGGCATAGTTGTAGCTGCTATTTTTACCAAGCTAGCAATAGTTATGTTAGTGCTTCAATTAGTTGCAATATCCATTTTTCACATTCAAGATCCTTCAGCCAGCAGTGATGAGAATATAGTAGTACAAATAGCATCAGGACAGGTGATGACTGTTGCGCTTTCGATGCCGGCAATAATGTCAATTTATTATATTGTAAGTAAATTCTATTTAAGTATATGCAAGGCAATACTTCAATGTCCATTTTGGTTTAATGATCTTATGCATTTGTTCTTTTTCTTTATAATACCTTATTTATTTTTTAATATTGTAGAAGTAATAAAACCATGGCCGATAAGTACGATACAGCTTAGTTATAACAATGCAATATCAATCACATTTGAAGGGATTTTTCATGTGTTTTATGCAGTGATTTTATTGTACTTGACTGCATTTATATTCTGCGATCTGACTATGCATGATGCGATTGTTCTAAACAAAAGCATATTTGAGTATGTAAAAGAAAGTTCAATAGCCTTGAGTGACTATTTTCATGGCACTATTAAAAAAATAAGTATAGAATAG
- a CDS encoding glycine--tRNA ligase subunit alpha, which yields MNLHDIIKGLQDFWADEGCTILHPYTSEVGAGTLHPATIMSAIDEKSTKIAYLQPVIRPTDGRYGDNPNRLYQHHQYQVIIKPSGSNLQDVYLNSLKALGVSTKEYDIKFIEDDWENPSVGASGLGWEVTCNGMEVTQLTYIQQVGGIDCRIIPGEVAYGLERLAMCIQGVDNVYDIMWNDNGVTYGDIFKQREREFSYLALDYYDTKVVQQQFEDTEKLCKFLVEKELPIAAYDQCIKTSHLLNILDARGVLGVNERTSYIGRVRELTKKCCELYRAK from the coding sequence GTGAATCTACATGATATAATAAAGGGATTACAAGATTTTTGGGCAGATGAAGGGTGTACTATACTTCATCCATATACGTCTGAAGTTGGAGCTGGAACACTACATCCCGCAACAATCATGTCAGCAATTGATGAAAAATCAACAAAAATTGCGTATCTACAACCAGTAATAAGACCTACAGATGGGCGTTATGGCGACAACCCTAATCGCTTATATCAGCATCATCAATACCAAGTTATAATAAAACCATCTGGCAGCAATTTGCAAGATGTTTACTTAAATAGCTTAAAAGCTCTTGGTGTATCGACAAAAGAATATGATATTAAGTTTATTGAAGATGATTGGGAAAACCCAAGTGTTGGTGCATCCGGTCTTGGTTGGGAGGTTACATGCAACGGAATGGAAGTAACACAACTTACTTATATACAGCAAGTGGGAGGTATTGACTGCAGAATAATTCCTGGTGAAGTAGCATATGGGTTAGAGCGTTTAGCAATGTGCATACAGGGTGTAGATAATGTTTACGACATAATGTGGAACGATAATGGTGTAACTTATGGAGATATTTTTAAACAAAGAGAGCGAGAGTTTTCTTACCTGGCACTTGATTATTATGATACTAAAGTAGTACAACAGCAGTTTGAGGATACAGAAAAACTGTGTAAATTCCTTGTTGAAAAAGAATTGCCGATAGCAGCTTATGACCAATGTATTAAAACGAGCCATCTACTTAATATACTTGATGCAAGAGGTGTGCTTGGTGTGAATGAACGTACATCCTATATTGGTAGAGTGAGAGAGTTAACAAAAAAATGCTGTGAATTATATAGAGCAAAGTAG
- the glyS gene encoding glycine--tRNA ligase subunit beta gives MLSQLLFECLSEEIPSRMQNSSAAQVKSYITNAFSKNNVKFASIEVYVTARRIALFIDGISALELKDSNNEIKGPRVNAPKSAIEGFLRKNRKGEEDLLIRKVNDEDFYFIKRESCLFNINGFLKNQLEEMLKNFSWPKSMRWSERKERWVRPIKNILCILNDEIIPISFAGVTACNVTYGHRFLSGDAVLTVKTPKDYFELLEKNNVILQLDKRKQFILDQINKFTEEENLQLEKNDYLLNELAGLIEWPIVLFGKVKSSELPKEVIFSIINTQQKYLALSDGQKISHFVTVVNVNNNEVVKGHERILEARLADAQFLISQDKKENLDYYVKKLSSISFHASLGSVEEKVKRIIALSKYIAIFIPHASLIKVERAAYLAKADLATLIVKEFPGLQGVMSGYYASYFQEDKEVVEAITEHYKPIGSEQECPKSPTAIAVAIADKMDSLVGLIAAGEKISGSYDQFGLRRMTIGIIRTILENNLHIPIRLLIDKSVSLCSRLLLNKNITPVDKPSEKQISELVFKFCLERFKIILKNRNIRQDVVDSILYKVDINDLLKAEKQTVILDRYLSTKEGEQVLSTYKRASNMMGKVRKSDGTTYNPSYSKKFLIENEEIALSNCAIAACKNIKQAIENNDFNTALDELARFAPFINQFMDSVKINCDSNELRINRLSLLANVVSTFHLVAEFNLIQVKQLINAQAI, from the coding sequence ATGTTGTCACAATTATTGTTTGAATGTCTTTCAGAAGAAATTCCATCAAGAATGCAGAATTCATCTGCAGCTCAGGTTAAGAGCTATATCACTAATGCTTTTAGTAAAAATAATGTGAAATTTGCATCTATAGAAGTTTATGTGACTGCACGTCGCATTGCTCTTTTTATTGATGGCATAAGTGCTTTAGAGCTAAAAGATTCTAACAATGAAATTAAAGGACCAAGAGTTAATGCACCGAAAAGTGCTATCGAAGGTTTTTTGAGAAAAAATCGGAAAGGTGAAGAAGATTTACTCATTCGCAAAGTAAATGATGAAGATTTTTACTTCATTAAGAGAGAAAGCTGCTTATTTAACATCAACGGGTTTCTCAAAAATCAACTGGAGGAAATGCTAAAAAACTTTTCTTGGCCAAAGAGTATGAGATGGAGTGAAAGAAAAGAGAGATGGGTTAGGCCAATTAAAAATATTCTATGTATTTTAAATGACGAAATAATACCTATATCTTTTGCAGGGGTTACAGCATGCAACGTGACGTATGGTCATAGGTTTCTTTCAGGTGATGCAGTACTTACTGTTAAAACACCCAAAGACTATTTTGAATTGTTAGAAAAAAATAATGTCATTCTCCAGTTGGACAAAAGAAAGCAATTTATACTAGATCAGATTAATAAGTTTACAGAAGAGGAGAACTTACAACTTGAAAAAAATGATTATTTACTTAATGAATTGGCAGGGCTTATAGAGTGGCCAATAGTATTATTTGGTAAAGTAAAATCATCAGAATTACCGAAGGAAGTAATATTTAGTATAATTAATACGCAGCAAAAGTATCTTGCTTTAAGTGATGGACAGAAAATATCACATTTTGTTACTGTTGTAAATGTTAACAATAATGAAGTTGTCAAAGGTCATGAAAGAATATTAGAAGCACGTCTTGCTGATGCCCAGTTTTTGATATCTCAAGACAAGAAGGAAAACCTAGATTACTATGTCAAAAAATTGAGCTCTATTTCATTTCATGCTTCGCTCGGTAGCGTAGAAGAAAAAGTGAAGCGTATTATCGCTCTTTCAAAGTATATAGCGATATTTATTCCACATGCTTCATTAATTAAAGTTGAACGTGCTGCATATTTAGCAAAGGCAGATCTTGCAACGTTGATAGTGAAAGAATTTCCTGGATTGCAAGGAGTAATGAGTGGATACTACGCTTCTTATTTTCAAGAAGATAAAGAAGTAGTAGAAGCTATAACTGAGCACTATAAGCCAATTGGATCGGAGCAAGAATGTCCTAAATCTCCTACTGCGATTGCTGTAGCTATTGCAGACAAGATGGATAGTTTGGTTGGTTTAATTGCAGCAGGTGAGAAAATCTCTGGTTCGTATGATCAGTTTGGTTTGCGGAGAATGACAATTGGTATAATTAGAACAATACTTGAAAATAATTTGCATATTCCAATTAGATTGCTGATAGATAAGTCAGTATCTTTATGTTCAAGACTTCTATTGAATAAAAATATAACTCCAGTTGATAAGCCAAGTGAAAAACAAATTTCAGAACTAGTATTTAAATTCTGCTTAGAAAGGTTCAAGATTATTTTAAAAAATAGAAATATAAGGCAAGATGTTGTAGATTCAATACTATATAAAGTCGATATTAATGATCTGCTGAAAGCGGAAAAGCAAACTGTGATATTGGATCGTTATCTTAGTACAAAAGAAGGTGAACAGGTTCTAAGCACTTATAAAAGAGCCAGTAATATGATGGGCAAAGTGAGAAAAAGTGATGGCACTACTTATAATCCATCTTACAGTAAGAAGTTTTTGATTGAAAATGAGGAGATTGCGCTATCAAATTGTGCTATAGCTGCTTGTAAAAACATAAAACAAGCGATAGAAAATAACGACTTTAATACAGCGCTTGATGAACTTGCTCGTTTTGCTCCATTTATCAATCAATTTATGGACAGTGTAAAGATTAACTGTGATTCTAATGAGCTTAGAATAAACAGGTTATCTTTGCTTGCAAATGTTGTTTCTACCTTTCATTTAGTAGCAGAGTTTAACCTTATACAGGTTAAACAATTGATAAATGCTCAGGCAATATAA
- the uvrC gene encoding excinuclease ABC subunit UvrC, whose translation MLRQYKEQIKSSPQSCGVYKMIGDKSKVLYIGKAKNLKSRLSDYLQFENLSERIRVMISQVIKVEIFITENEIEALLLEVQLIKSLKPSYNILLRDGKSYPYITISKHDYPRIAKYRGKFKKNEFHYYGPFPSAAAVKNTILSLQKAFLLRVCSDQYFSSTKRPCLEYQVKRCSAPCVDKITKDDYCKSVKQAQDTLLGRNKEVQRQLFSTMEKCSREMNYELAAVYRDRLKFLQQIQMQPMDFSFEEDADFFSVVREADLAFIGVLSFRDKGNYGSIPYFIENCSDHPNDEILSTFLVNLYNPVNTPPAQIYVPDFIKDKEIIEQALYDLTQKSIKVLHAKNSKERDLLNFIYNNSQHSLEQKLTDYRNNLEKLEELRKIFSLPNIPKRIEVYDNSHISGNQQVGVMIVAGQEGFLKSEYKKFTIKEEISGDDYKMMREVLTRRFSGNIKDIIPDFLLIDGGPGHVSIVQNVLEILNIKVPFACMAKGHDRNAGNERFYVPSREEFTLASDSKVMLYLQLLRNEAHRFAITSHRKKRDKQFFASQLSEISGVGSKRKKALMSHFGSVENISKASLAEIQNVPGISKGLAEIILQHVNSKKGTPK comes from the coding sequence ATGCTCAGGCAATATAAGGAACAAATCAAATCATCTCCACAATCCTGTGGCGTTTATAAGATGATTGGAGATAAGAGTAAGGTTTTATACATTGGTAAAGCAAAAAACTTGAAGTCGAGATTATCTGACTACCTTCAATTCGAAAACCTTTCTGAACGAATCAGAGTAATGATCTCACAGGTTATTAAGGTTGAAATATTCATCACTGAGAATGAAATCGAAGCATTGCTTCTTGAAGTACAGTTAATAAAATCGTTAAAACCATCTTATAATATTTTGCTTAGGGATGGAAAATCTTATCCTTATATAACAATTTCTAAGCATGATTATCCAAGAATAGCGAAATATAGAGGTAAGTTTAAGAAGAATGAGTTTCATTACTATGGCCCTTTTCCATCTGCTGCTGCTGTTAAGAACACTATATTATCATTGCAAAAAGCTTTTCTCTTAAGAGTATGTTCAGATCAATATTTCTCTTCAACAAAAAGACCATGTCTTGAGTATCAAGTTAAGCGCTGTTCAGCACCATGCGTAGATAAAATTACAAAAGATGATTACTGCAAATCAGTAAAACAAGCACAAGATACTCTGCTAGGAAGGAATAAAGAAGTGCAAAGACAGCTATTTTCTACAATGGAAAAGTGCAGTAGGGAGATGAACTACGAGCTTGCTGCTGTCTATAGAGATCGATTGAAATTTCTTCAGCAGATTCAAATGCAGCCAATGGATTTTTCTTTTGAAGAAGATGCAGATTTCTTTAGCGTTGTACGTGAGGCAGACTTAGCATTCATTGGTGTACTATCTTTCAGAGATAAAGGTAACTATGGAAGCATTCCTTACTTCATTGAGAATTGTAGTGATCATCCAAATGATGAAATTTTATCAACCTTTTTGGTCAATTTGTATAATCCAGTTAACACACCACCAGCGCAAATTTACGTTCCCGATTTTATTAAGGATAAGGAAATTATAGAACAAGCACTTTATGATCTTACTCAAAAATCAATAAAAGTTTTGCATGCGAAAAATAGCAAAGAACGTGATTTGTTGAATTTTATTTACAATAATTCTCAGCATAGCCTAGAGCAGAAGCTTACTGATTATAGAAATAACCTAGAAAAGCTCGAAGAGCTTAGGAAGATTTTCTCGTTACCAAATATTCCAAAGCGTATCGAGGTTTATGATAATAGCCATATATCTGGAAATCAACAAGTTGGTGTGATGATTGTTGCAGGGCAGGAAGGTTTTTTAAAAAGTGAATACAAAAAATTTACTATAAAAGAAGAAATTTCAGGTGATGACTATAAAATGATGAGAGAAGTGCTGACTAGACGTTTCTCTGGCAATATAAAAGATATAATCCCTGATTTTTTACTGATTGATGGCGGTCCAGGACATGTTTCCATAGTGCAGAATGTGTTGGAAATATTGAATATAAAAGTTCCTTTTGCTTGTATGGCAAAAGGTCATGATCGTAATGCAGGAAATGAAAGATTTTATGTGCCTAGCAGAGAAGAATTTACTCTAGCAAGTGACAGTAAGGTCATGCTTTATTTACAATTGCTGCGTAATGAAGCTCACCGTTTTGCAATAACTTCGCACAGAAAAAAACGCGATAAACAGTTTTTTGCTTCACAATTAAGTGAAATATCAGGTGTTGGCAGTAAAAGAAAGAAGGCACTCATGTCTCATTTTGGTTCGGTAGAAAATATAAGCAAAGCTTCTCTAGCTGAAATTCAAAACGTACCTGGAATTAGTAAAGGTTTAGCAGAAATCATTCTTCAACACGTGAATTCTAAGAAAGGTACTCCTAAATAG
- a CDS encoding Smr/MutS family protein gives MSDDELDWQKNVKPIECGKVTLKVDHKVNIKSMIDKGASSLQENFLNTDNGDSSFCLDYNTKLKIDSGKYFISDKLDLHGYSIDNAYCKLIDFIIKNYQARNRCLLVITGHGNSTDKIDTIKNSVNKWLNDTKVRNMILYYQQAIKKHGGKGAFYVLLRRNKG, from the coding sequence ATGTCAGACGATGAGTTAGATTGGCAAAAAAATGTTAAGCCAATAGAATGTGGAAAAGTTACTTTGAAAGTTGATCACAAAGTAAATATAAAATCTATGATTGATAAAGGTGCCTCTAGTTTACAAGAAAATTTTCTTAATACTGATAATGGTGATTCATCATTTTGTCTTGACTACAATACAAAATTAAAGATCGATAGTGGCAAATATTTTATAAGCGATAAACTCGATTTGCATGGATATAGTATAGATAATGCTTATTGTAAATTGATAGATTTTATTATCAAAAATTATCAAGCAAGGAATAGGTGCTTATTGGTAATTACGGGGCATGGTAATAGTACAGATAAAATAGACACTATAAAGAATAGCGTAAATAAGTGGTTGAATGACACAAAAGTTCGAAATATGATCTTATACTATCAGCAAGCCATAAAAAAACATGGTGGCAAAGGAGCTTTTTATGTCTTATTAAGAAGAAATAAAGGTTAA
- the rlmB gene encoding 23S rRNA (guanosine(2251)-2'-O)-methyltransferase RlmB — MKSLKANENCWIYGKHTCISALRNKNRRCIELLVTENFYREFEKDIKQCADSKGIKPRLVENKMFNDVLPKGVNHQGIALKVTPIFHSLNIEEIAENSSTIVILDQITDTHNIGSILRTSACFNIDALVLPHHHSPSENASIAKAASGALDIVPLIYVTNIVKTMESLKKIGYWCYGFDCNAKENIDEIKNFGQKRVIIFGSEEKGMRRLVKESCDYLLKIPMSNVIDSLNVSNAAAIGLYSIYIKTKITAN; from the coding sequence ATGAAGTCATTAAAAGCTAATGAAAACTGTTGGATATATGGAAAGCACACTTGTATTTCAGCATTAAGAAACAAAAATAGGCGGTGTATAGAACTGTTAGTAACAGAAAATTTCTACAGAGAATTTGAGAAAGACATTAAACAATGTGCAGATAGTAAGGGCATTAAACCTCGACTGGTAGAGAACAAAATGTTCAATGATGTTTTACCCAAAGGTGTAAATCACCAAGGAATTGCTTTAAAAGTTACTCCTATTTTTCATAGCTTAAATATTGAAGAAATAGCTGAAAACAGCTCTACTATAGTCATTTTAGATCAAATTACTGATACACACAATATAGGATCGATTTTAAGAACCTCAGCTTGTTTCAACATTGATGCACTGGTTTTACCACATCACCATTCACCTAGCGAAAATGCATCTATCGCAAAAGCAGCAAGTGGAGCACTGGATATTGTTCCTCTAATATACGTTACAAACATAGTAAAAACGATGGAGTCTTTAAAAAAGATAGGCTACTGGTGTTATGGGTTTGATTGCAATGCAAAGGAAAATATAGATGAAATAAAGAATTTTGGGCAAAAAAGAGTAATTATTTTTGGTTCTGAAGAGAAAGGAATGCGGAGATTAGTGAAAGAAAGTTGTGATTATCTTTTAAAAATTCCAATGTCAAACGTAATTGATAGTCTAAATGTTTCAAACGCAGCAGCAATAGGACTATATTCCATTTACATTAAAACAAAAATCACTGCAAATTAG
- a CDS encoding GIY-YIG nuclease family protein — MYIGITSNLTKRIWEHKNKVISGFTSKYNVQKLVYFEIFQDVGSALNREKLLKSWKREWKIDLVERENPNWTDLYDEIIK; from the coding sequence CTGTATATAGGTATAACGTCAAATCTAACTAAACGAATTTGGGAACATAAAAATAAAGTTATTTCTGGCTTTACATCAAAGTACAATGTGCAGAAATTAGTTTACTTTGAGATATTTCAAGATGTAGGTTCAGCTCTGAACAGAGAAAAACTTTTGAAAAGCTGGAAAAGAGAGTGGAAAATTGATTTAGTTGAAAGGGAAAACCCAAATTGGACTGATTTATATGATGAAATTATAAAATAA